ATCATGCAGCTACGCTGTTAGCCCAGTTCCTGCACAGCATCCAGGACGACGACGACTTCCGCCCCGGTATGTAAGCGTGCGGCCCTGCCATATTGGCAACATAGAATGTCCTGAAGATCAAAATCGCATCAACCCAAGTCGCAAGTTGCTGTCAGTTAGTAACTTGCGACTTTCTTTTTAGTTCTCGGCACGGCAGTTGCATCTATTGCCGTATCTCAGAGAGAGTCTGCCAAAATCTGCACTGAGGGTGCCTTTGGAGCCTCGCTGAGACGCAAGCAAATCAACGGTTAATCACCAAGCATGGAATAGACCGGCCGATAGTGCTCACCCAAAACATGGGAACACCCCATCACGAGCCAGGCCGATTGAAACCAGTTCATCCCACAAGAGGAGGATTCCAGACGTGGCAAAACAGATGGTCTTTGGAGATGAAGCGCGACAGCCGCTTTTAGCCGGCGTAACAAAGCTGGCACGTGCCGTGAAGAGCACGCTAGGCCCGCGTGGTCGCAATGCCGTGCTGGACAAAGGCTGGGGTTCCCCCAAAATCACCAAGGACGGCGTGACGGTTGCCGAAGACATCGAACTGGATGATGTCTACGAAAACCTCGCCTGTCAGTTGGTCAAGGAAGCTGCCAGCAAGACAAACGACGTCGCTGGCGATGGTACCACCACAGCCACGGTTCTCGCTGAAGGTATCTTCCGCGAAGGCCTGAAGATGCTGGCCGCCGGTGCTGACGGCATGGCCCTGCAACGCGGTATTCTGAAAGCCGCCGAAGCAGTTGGCGAAGCCGTTCAGAAGTCGTCGACCAAGATCGACGAAAAGAGCAAAAAGCAGATCGAACAGATCGCCACCATTGCCGGTAATAATGACCCGACAATCGGTAAGGTGCTCGCCGAAGCCTTCTTGAAGGTTGGCAAAGACGGTGTGATCACCGTTGAAGAAGGTCGCGGCAGCGAAACGACCGTCGACTTTGTCGAAGGTATGCAGTTCGATCGCGGTTTCCTTTCGCCTCACTTCGTCACCGACGAAGATTCGCAGACCGTCGAACTGGAAGATTGCTTAATCCTTCTGTTCGAGGAAAAGATCTCGTCCGCGAAGAAGCTGGTTCCTCTGTTGGAAGCCGTCAGCAAGTCCAACAAGCCACTGCTGATCATCGCTGAAGACGTCGAAGGCGAAGCTTTGGCAACGCTGGTCGTCAACAAAATGCGTGGCATTCTGAATGTTGCCGCCGTTAAAGCTCCTGGCTACGGCGATCGCCGCAAGGCCATGCTCGGCGACATCGCCACCCTGACCGGCGGAACGGCCATCTTCAAGGACCTGGGCATCGAGTTGGAAAGCGTCAAGACTTCCAACCTGGGTCGTGCCAAGAAGATCAAGCTGAGCTCTGGCGAAACGGTTATCGTGGGTGGTGCTGGTAAGAAGGCCGACATCGAAGGTCGTGCCAGTCAGATTCGCAGCGAAATCGAAGCCACCGACAGCGAATACGATCGCGAAAAGCTGCAAGAACGTCTTGCCAAGCTATCCGGCGGTGTGGCTCAGATTAACTGTGGTGCCGTCACCGAAACCGAAATGAAGGAACGCAAGGACCTGCTGGTCGACGCCAAGAGCGCCACCCAGGCCGCCCTCCAGGAAGGTATTGTCCCTGGTGGTGGTATCGCCCTGCTACGAGCTGAAAAGGCTCTGAAGAAGCTGGCCGTCGAAGGCGACGAAAAGCTGGGTGCGACGATCGTGGCCAAGGTGCTTGAATTCCCACTGCGTACGATTGCTGAAAATGCTGGTCTCGACGGTGGCGTGGTTGTCAACCGCGTTCGCCAGCAGAAGAAGGCCACCGAAGGCTTCAACGCCGACACCGGCAACTACGAAGACCTGGTCGATGCAGGCGTCATCGATCCAGCCAAGGTTGTTCGCACTGCCCTGCAGAATGCTGCCAGTGTTGCCGCATTGCTGCTGACCACCGACTCGCTGGTCACCGAAATCCCAAGTGAAGACGAAGGGGGCGATCACCACGACCACCATGACCACGGCGGCATGGGAGGAATGGGTGGCATGGGCGGCATGCCAGGAATGGGTGGCATGGGCGGCATGGGAATGCCCGGCATGATGTAATTCACGCTTTGGCCTGAATTGCACAGAACCTTTTCTAATATTCGTTTCAAAATACCAAACATACCCCTGAATAAGTTTTAAGGATAAACACCCATGGCGAAGAGTCTGAAGATTCGCACTTTGGATGACCGCATTGTTGTTCAGCCGCTGGAAGCAGAAGAAACCACCGCTGGTGGCATTCTTCTGCCTGACTCCGCCCAGGAAAAGCCGCAGCGCGGCACGGTCCTGGCTGTCGGCCCTGGCAAGCTGTTGGATAGCGGCAGCCGAGCCGAGCTTTCGGTGGCCATTGGCGACGAAGTCATCTATGGCAAGTACAGCGGCAGCGATATCGATATCGATGGCGACGAGTACAAGATCCTTCGCGAGACCGAAGTCCTGGCCAAGGTCGTTAACGACTAGTCCCAGCTTTCGGATCTGTCCTAAACCGCATTCAGTTTTTATCACATAAGGATTCTTAGCGTGGCAAAACAACTGCTTTTCGAGGATCAAGCCCGAGCCAAAATGCTCAAGGGTATCGACAAGCTGGCCGACGCTGTCGCCGTCACGATGGGCCCAACCGGTCGTAACGTGATGATCAACAAGTCGTTCGGTGGCCCCACGGTCACCAAAGACGGTGTGACCGTCGCCAAAGAAATCGAACTCGAAGACCGCTTCGAGAACATGGGTGCCAAGCTCGTTAATGAAGTCGCCAGCAAGACTTCCGACGTGGCTGGTGACGGTACGACTACCGCCACCGTTTTGGCCCGTGCGATCTTCAAAGAAGGTCTTCGCAACATCGTTGCCGGTAGCAACCCAACCGCGATTCGTCGTGGTATTGAAAAGGCGGTTGCCGCGGCTGAAGACTTCCTGCTGAACATGGCCAAGCCGGTTAACAGCAAGGACGACGTCGCGAACATTGGTTCGATCAGTGCCAACAACGATCGTGCGATCGGCGAACTGCTGGCCGAAGCCCTGCACCGCGTCGGTCAAGACGGCGTCATCACCGTGGAAGAAGGCAAAAGCCGCGAAACCACGGTCGATTACGTCGAAGGGATGCAGTTTGACAAGGGCTACATCTCGCCGTACTTCATCAATCGTCCGTCCGAAATGGACGTCGAGTTGGAAGACGCCTACATCCTGTTTCACGAAAAGAAGATCAGCAACCTGCGTGAGCTGATTCCACTGCTGGAACAAGTCGGCAACACCGGCAAGCCGCTGTTGATCGTCGCCGAAGACATCGAAGGCGAAGCCCTGACCGCGCTGGTCGTCAACCGTCTGCGTGGCGTGCTGAACATTGCTGCCGTCAAGGCTCCTGGCTTCGGCGATCGCCGCAAGGCGATGCTGGCCGACATGAGCGTTCTGACCGGTGGTACCGTGATCAGCGACGACCTGGGCATCACCCTCGATAAGGTTCAACTGAACCAACTCGGTCGTGCCAAGAAGATCAACATCACCAAGGACAAGACGACAATCGTTGAAGGTGGTGGCGACAAGAAGGAACTCGAATCGCGTATCGGTCAGCTGAAGCGTCAGATCGAAGAGACCGACAGCGAATACGATCGTGAAAAGTACCAGGAACGCCTGGCCAAGCTTTCCGGTGGTGTGGCTGTCATCTCGGTCGGTGCCGAAACCGAAGCCGAAATGAAGCAGACCAAAGCCCGCGTCGAAGACGCCTTGCACGCAACCCGTGCAGCCGTTGAAGAAGGCATTTTGCCTGGTGGCGGTGTCGCTTTGGTTCGTGCGATCGAAGCCGTTGAAAAGGCTCGTTCCTCGGCTCGTGGCGACGAAAAGATCGGCGTCGACATCATCCTTCGGGCTCTACCAGCTCCGATGCGTCAAATCGCCGACAACTGCGGCATCGACGGCAACGTGGTTGTCGACGAAGTTCAGCAGAAGTCGACCAACTACGGCTACGACGCCTACAAGGGCGACTACGTCGACATGGTCAAAGCTGGCATCATCGATCCAGCCAAGGTGGTTCGTACGGCACTGAGCAACGCCGCGAGTATCTCCGGATTGCTGTTGACGACCGAAGCACTGGTCACCAACCTGGATGACGACGGCAAGCGTCCCTCCGAAGGCGTGATTCGCTAAGCCGACGTTGCGTCGATCCCAAACGGCGGCAAGTGCCTTGCCCTTGCCGCTTAGGACGAAAAAATTCAACGGGCTGAATCTCCTCCGGGGACCAGCCCGTTTTGTTTCTAGAGCCGCCTACGTGAGGACACGATGGCCACCAAAGTCGACTACTACGAAGTCCTGGGAATCGAGCGATCCGCATCCGGCGGAGAGATCTCCAAGGCCTATCGCAAGCTGGCGATTAAATACCACCCCGACTCGAATCCTGGCGACGAAGAAGCCGTGGTTCAGTTCAAGCAAGCTGCCGAAGCGTACGAAGTGCTCAGCGATTCGGAAAAGCGGGCTCGCTACGACCAATACGGACATGCGGGCGTCGAAGGGGGTTCCCGGGCAAACTTTCACGATGTCGAAGACATCATGGAAGCGTTCGGTGATATTTTCGGCGGAGGGATTTTCAGCGATATCTTCGGCCGCGGTGGGGGTCGAGGAGGCCGTCGGCGCGTCCGCAAAGGGGCCGACATTCAAGTTCGCGTGAACCTCGATCTGGAGGAAGCGGCAACCGGCGTCGATCGCGATATCCAAGTCGATCGTCGCGTTGCATGTGGTACGTGCAGCGGCAGTGGTGCCAAGCCAGGCTCGCAGCCGGAAGCGTGCAGCCGTTGCGGTGGTGCCGGACAAGTGGTGCAGCAAGCAGGTATCTTGCGCGTACAAACGACTTGCCCTTCATGCGGTGGCCAAGGAACGATCATCACCGATCCTTGCGGCGATTGCCGGGGTAACGGTTTCACGACCCAACGCGTCAGCATGGACGTCGCCATCCCAGCTGGGGTCGACGATGGCATGCGGGTTCGCCTGGCCGGCGAAGGGCAGCCTAGCCCTGACGGAGGACCACCGGGGGATTGTTATTGCCATATCTCGATTCGCAAGCACAAGCTGTTCGAACGAGAAGGCGATCACCTGATCCTGAAGATGCCGATCACGTACACCCAGGCAGTTCTCGGTAGCGAAATCGAGGTCCCGACACTCAATGGGCCTGCCACGCTGAGCGTGCCGGTAGGCTCTGGATCGTCGGAAGTTTTCAAGATGCGTGGCAAAGGGATGCCTGACCCACACGGCCGCGGCACCGGCGACTTGTACGTTCAAACGTACATCGAAGTCCCTAAAAAGCTGGATCCCAAGCAGGAAGAACTGCTTCGCGAACTAGCCGAATACGAACACACCAACGTCAGTCCCCATCGGAAGTCGTTCCTCGAATCAATTCGAGACTATTTGTTCACAACGACCGACGAAAAAGAGATCAAGAAGAAGAGCTAATCAAGGAGTTTAGCGCGTGTCTGCAGATCATCCCGAAAAGGATCCCTCGCAGGACCCCACCACTGAAGGTCCCGAGTCGCAAGCGACCCAAGAGAGTGCGTCCACCGACGAATTCTTCGGCAGTCCTGACGATCAGGTTGCGAAGTTGAAGCAAGGCCTGGTCGATGCGGAGAAGCGAGTTCTCCTGGCCCAGGCAGACCTGGAAAATTATCGCAAGCGCGTACGTCGCGAGCGTGACGACGAACTTAAGTTCGCCAACTCGCCGCTGTTGAACGACCTTTTGCCGGTTGTCGACAACTTGCAGCGAGCCCTGCAATCGGTCGAAAATTCGGACGAAGCAGGCGGTATCATCGACGGAATCAAGCTGGTTGAAAAGCAGCTTTTAGAAGCGATGAAGAAACGCGGCTGCGAACCGATTCAGGCGGAAGGCCAGTCGTTTGATCCAAACTTCCACGAAGCAATCTTGCAGCAACCCAGCGCGGATGTCGCCCCTGGCACGGTTTTGCAGGTTACCCAGCAAGGCTACAAGCTATACGACCGCTGCATTCGAGCCAGCCAGGTGATTGTGTCGAAAGCACCTGACTAATCAGCCGAGTAGAGTAAAATTATGAGTAAGCAAGTATTCCGTGTTCCGTTTCCAGAAAGAACAGGAGATGCCCCTTCTCTTTCTCAGACAGAACACTGGATACTTCAAACTGAAAACTAACCCCTGAGAATCCCTTGTAATGCCCACCTACGAATACAAGTGCGACGCTTGTGACCATGAATTCGAGGAATTCCAGTCGATCTCGGCCGATCCTCTCACAAAGTGTCCCGAGTGCAAGAAAAAGAAGCTGCGTCGGCTTTTCAGCACCGGTGGTGGCATTCTTTTCAAGGGCTCTGGGTTTTACATCACAGACTATCGCAGCGATTCGTATAAGAAGAGCGCCGAAAAGGGTGCCAAGAGCAGCGAATCCTCTAAGAGCGATTCGTCTAAGCCTGCCAAGAGTGAATCGAAGAGCAAATCGTCCGATTAGCTTTCGAATCGATTGGCAATGCAGACTAGCGGCTGGTCGATAGACGTTGGCAATGATGAAGACTGGCTGTTGTGCTTGTGCCTTGAACATCAGCCACCTGTTTAGTTAGGCCCCGTAGGTATTCTCCCTGCCCTGCGTATTGTTTTTTCGGAAAGAGGCCGGCATGGCTCCCCTACGTTGTCCGACATGTGGTCACTTCTTCGAGATTAACTACACTCCGGCGATGCCCTTTTGCAGTGAACGATGTCGCCAGATCGACCTCGGACAATGGCTCGACGAGGAACATACGCTGCCGGTCGATATCGAAAAGCACCTCGAAGAACAGGCGAATCGGCCCTTCGACGACGAAGATTCGTAAGAGTGACGTTTTAATACGCTGCTTCTCTGCCTATAATTCGGGCTCAAATTTTCCCGCAGGGTACGAGGAGTTTAGCTGCATGTCGGAGGAGCGCGGTCTACTACGAGGCATTTCGTGGCACGAATGTTTTCCCTGGTTAATCCTCTTCCGGGCAACCCTCATCGCGTTTTATCTGCGGGTCTTGCTGCTTGCTTACGTGGGTGTTTGCACTCTGGCAATCGGTCAATGGATCGGATTGAATCTCTTCGGCAGTTGGGTTAGCGAGGGCGCTGGGCCTGTCCTGGCAGCATCGCCCACGAACTTCCTGGAACTTGTTCGCAGCGGATTAAGTGGCGAAAACCCTTTCCACGGAATCTTTCCAGCTCCGACTTTTGGTGGATTATTTGTCTTCCTGTTTTATTCTCTTTGGTACATAGCCACCTTTGCGATCTTTGGCGGAGCCATTTCACGGATCGCGGCGATGGAATTCTCGGTGAATGATCGCTGCGGACTCAAGAGCGCCTTACGGCATTCGCTTCGCAAGTTTATCAGCTACTTCCTATCCCCCATCTTCCCCATGATTGGGGTCACCATGCTGATGGTGATTCTGTTGATCTTTGGCCTAATCAACTGGCTAGGACCTTGGGCCGCCGTTGTCACCGGTATCTTTGGCTTCGTAGCCGTTTTGGTGTCGATCGGGATCGGTATGCTCGTGGTTCCCTTAATACTGGGGTGGCCTTTGATGTGGGGGGCGATCAGCACCGAATGCTCGGACCACTTCGATGCCCTCAGCCGCTGCTACGCCTATGTGACCCAACGACCATTTCACTATTTGTGGTATCTGATCGTCTCGCTTGCCGCTGGTTCGGTGGGTTACTATGCGATAAGCCTGCTGGTCGGGACTTCGCTGGCTGCACTTTCGACCGGGCTTCAATGGGGGCAAGGTCTCGAGCAGACCGAGGCGATCTTAACGCATCATGTCGCCGGTCCAGTCTGGCGATTCTGGTACAACGTTGTCCAGCGTCTGGTGCCGGCTTACAGCTTTGGCTATTTCTTTGCCGTGTTCGCTGGCATTTACCTGCTGCTTCGTCGCGATGTCGATCAGGCAGAAATCGACGAGATTGTCCTCGACGAAGACCAGCCACGCTTTGCCATGCCGGCGCTCAACAAGGACCTGGGTACGGACGAAGATGTCCCCCAGCCAGATAGCGATTCGAGCGAAGACGACGTGAACTAAGCTGGCTCGTTGAGCTTGGCAAGAACCGCGTCGACCTGCTGATGGAACTGGCCGTTGGTAAGCACCTCGGCTCCGGCTTCTCTGGCTTGGCCTAATAAATCGACCTGAACATGCGGCCCGTGCACAACAATCCGCAGGTCGGGATGGGCCGCTTTGACCTCTTGAATCGTACTGATGGCATTGCGTGCCGGAGGATTCAGGTCGACCAGCAATGCGGTGGTTTCGTCGTCGATCGTTTCGAGTATCCCTCCCTTGGAAGCGATTACCCGCAGTGGAATTCCCTGAGCTTTGGCAGGCCCCGAAACGCGCGAGTTCGACATCAAGTCGACAGTGAAGTAGAGAATCAATGGATTACCTGGGGGTTGGTTTAAACAGCCGACGGGCCTTTTTCTTTGCCGCCAATTTGAACGACCTGCTCGATCGGCAAGACTAAGATCTTGCCATCACCGATATTACCTTCCTGGCCGGTGCGCGAAACATTCTCGATGATGCTAAGCGTCTTTTCCAGAAAGTCGTCGTTCACGGCAATTTCTACGATTACCTTTCGCAGCAGGTTCGTTTGGTACTCGATACCGCGAAAGGTAGCTGTTTGACCGCGTTGCCGTCCGTACCCCTCGGCATCGTAGACCGTCAATCGCTCGACGGCCATTTCGGCCAAGGCAGTGCGGACGCTGTCCAGCTTAGTAGGTTGGATCACGGCGACAATCAGTTTCACGTAGGGCTCCTTCGTCAGCGTTGGGTGAAGATACGTTCTACCAAATGCCCCCCAAGTGCCGCCAGATGGTGGTTACTTGCCGAGCACGTGTGTGTCGGCAAATTCCATGTAACGCTGCCAGTCGATTGGCTTAACATCGTGCCCCCCGGCCCGGATAACGTAGCCCAAACGGCTGAGAACCGGTTGGTCGACCGCTGGCATATCGTCCGCTTTTAGCCCTTCGACACCCAACAGTTCGTAAACTGGGCTGGCATACTTCGCCGAGAGGAATTCACCTCTGGGATCGGCCCAACGGTCCCCTTCAGCACTGCAGACCAGGCACGGACGCGGTGCAATCAAGGCAATCAGCTCGTGCTGATCGACCGGACAGGCATCTTCGTTGTGGTTGTACTGGGTAAAGTTATCGTTGAACCAATGCGGAAACGAAGTGTTGATTCGTTTGACCGATTCGCCGAATCGTCTTCGCGAAAGGGCCGCACCACCGCAGCCAGAGTTATTCGAGATTACCGCTGCGAAACGAGGATCGGTCGCTCCGGCCCAGAGAGAGGTCTTCCCGAGCCGCGAATGCCCCATCACAATCACTTTGTCGGATGCAATTTCCGGGCTCTGTTCCAGGTAATCCATCGCTCGTCCCAGTCCCCAAGCCCAAGCCGCGACACTGCCCCACTCATCTGGCTTAGGTTTCTCTTGCCCTTGGGCATAGAAGTAGGGATGAATCCCATTCTGGAAATTATCGTCGAAGTCGGGGTCGATGTCGCCATAGTATGCCGTTGCCAGGCCGTAGCCCTTTTCTAAGATCATTTCGACTGGCCAGCGCTGCTTGCTCGCACCTCGTATTTTTTCGGTCGCTTTGTGGTCTTCAACTCCCTTTTCCTTGTTGTTTCGTAACCAGCTTTGGGGCAGTTCAATGGCCGGATCAGGGTGAATGGAAGCATTACCGTAGAAATTCAGTGTCATGAACGTGGGCACTGGCTTATCGGTCTTCGGCAGATAAAGAAGCACGTTGAGTACCGGCCCGTCTGGATCGTCGGTCAACTGAATCGCCACTTGCCGACGTCGAGCGGTCCCATCAAACGCCTCGTCGGAAGATTCGGTCACTTTGTATTCAATCTTTTCAGGGGCGGCCGGAGATTTACCGTAGACTTCGCTTTCGAAAAGTCCCTGCAAATAGGGACGTTGCTTCTCGTTCCAGACTTGGGCCGACTCAACTTTCGCGCCGTCTTCGGCAACCAAAGGATCAGGCAGCGTAAACTCGGGAACTTCGGCTTCGTCGTATATGACTTTTTCTTGCTGGGCAGGCAGGTTGGAACTCATGGCAATAACAAACGAGAGCGAAACGGCCAAGGAAATCGATCGTAAAGGAAAGCTCATCGGTGAGACTCGAAGGTAGAGGTCAGCAATTGGTGGGTTCATGCAGAGCACCTATTCTAACGTCAGTCAGCGGCTCCCCCCAGCAGTTTTCCTTCCATTTGTGAACCCCAGCCGAGGTTTTCGGTCTTAAAGAACAAATGGAAACATGGCGATTTGACAAGGCAAATGAAGGCCTTCTGGGGGATATTGGGTCGTAACCATTGACAGGCTATCGACCTTTTTTCCACGAATTACGAAAGCCTTCGTACCTCCTTAACACAATTTGCCTACAGTTCCGTTGCGTTGGCCAGATTCGCCTCAAGCTCTGTCGTTTGAAAAATTGGCGTTGATGGCCGGAAGTATGTTATGTTGAAGGTTTTACACGCTGGACCTCCAGTCGCGAACGCGAAAGGTCTATCCGTGTTTCCCTTCCTAGCCCTAGGACTTTTAGTCGTAATATCGTTACTTCGGTAGCCGTGGCTCGGTGGTACGAGGACTTTCTGCTGCACGCAGGAATGAACGTTCGGTTCGATTCCGATCGGTTGCCTTTTCGACGAGGGAGAGAATAGATTCATGACGGCCCTTTTGGAGCGGCCCACGCTGGTCCTCAACCGCAACTGGCAGCCTGTCGGTGTGGCCTCGGTGGCACGATCATTGACGCAGGTATTCTGCGGAACGGCTCGCATCGTCGACCCTCATAGCTACCAGTTGTATACGTGGGAAGACTGGTCGAACCTGGCCCCAAGCAAGGACGAGCCTTTCATTTCTTCGCAACTGTTAAAGGTGCGAATTCCGGAAGTCGTCTCGCTAGTCAACTACGATCGTATCCCCCGTAACACGGTGACGTTCAGTCGCCGGAATGTGTTCAAGCGGGACCAGTACATGTGTCAGTACTGTGGATCGCGACCAGGCAGCGAATACCTGACGATCGACCACGTTGTTCCGCGTAGCAAGGGAGGTGAGTCCTCTTGGGAAAACTGCGTGTTGGCTTGCGTCGACTGCAATCATCGCAAGGCAAACCGGACCCCTGCCGAGGCCCACATGCCAATGCGGAAAGAACCGTTCCGGCCGAAGTGGACGCCAGTTTACGCGGCCAGACGAGTCCGCATCGAGTCCTGGACTAAGTTCGTGAGCGAAGCTTACTGGGACACCGAACTCGACACCTAACAGGCCTGGATAACATAAGTTATCGAGGCCTGTTTCTTTACGTGCTGAAGCAACTTCCATGCGTTGGTGTCGAAGTTCACTACAGGAATCGACGTTGCTCGAGGTTGCGACGGACCGTGCCGTTCAAGCCAGAAACACGGGTTGCTTGTGCCCCTCGAACTTATTGGTCTGACGCGTTGGGTACTTCGATGCGGTCATTGGGATGGACAGTTCCTGGCCGAACCACACTGGCAAAAAACCCGAAGTGCTCGAGTTCGTTGACTCGTGAGTACCCGCTGCTCGAATTCTTAGCATGGCACGGCTTCCAACGTTTTTCGAGTTGGATTTCGGTTTCTCCCACCAATAATCGCGTACCAACCTCTAGTGCCGTTAAGTCGATCCGGGCCACGGTGATATTCTCGCCGACACTGCCCGGGGGGAACGCTTCGGCGCCGGGGACGAATTGATCGAGAATCTCTTGGTTAAAAAGGGTCACGGCCCGGTTTTTGGCGTAATGCTCGTCGTAACGATGGCCATCATTCTCGAAGCCGGCGACGGTTAATTGGGCCGATTCGACCGGAAGCCGCGGAATTCCACCGGTAGAGAGACAAACGGCAACGACTTGACCTGGGGGCAATTTCATCCGTAATCACCGTAAATGCTTCAGACAGCAATGTTTTCGCGTACTAGGTGGTTGACGTAATAGGGGTCTGGCTTTTCTAATTTCAGGATTCGGTTCCCGGTGAACGAGCTCCCTGTTATCGTGCCCGTGGCACAACAACGAACGACCGAAGGTTTGCAATGCCCGAAGAACTCTTGGATAAGTCCCCCGTCAACGAAAACTTCCCTTACCCATCCTCCGGTTCGATTGTAGCAACCGATGAGGAGTATGAAGAAGAAAAGGAAGAGGATTTCGACGAGGACGACTTCGACGATGATTTCGACGAAGACTTCGAGGAATTCGATGACGAATCGCCGGTCGACAGCGAATCCTTCGATGATGACTTGATCGACGAAGAGGAAGACGACGTCGAAGAGGAGTTCTTCGAAGAAGATGAAGAAGACGACGACGACGCTGAGGAGGAGGAAGAAGAAGGAGACGAGGATAAAAAGAAGTCAGGCGACGACAAATAATTTGTGCCCTGAACCCCAGGTCTTCACTTGTAGTCCTCATTGTCGGCTGGGGCGGTTCGGCCCCAGCGAAACGACTTTTTCATTCTTAGCCACTTTGAGTCCATGGTGGCTATACAGCATTCGCTGAGGCGAGACCGCCTGAACTGAATAGGAATTTGTGGGGGAGCATTTTGCTCCCTCATTCATAGATAGCTCGAGGAAGAAGAGAATCGATGTTTGAAAGCATCCCCCAGAATGTTTCGTTTCCCGCCATGGAAACCAAAGTCCTCGAGTACTGGCAACAAAACCAGATCTATGAAAAGTCGCTCGAGGCCCGGCAAGGGTGCGAACCGTTCGTCTTCTTCGAAGGGCCGCCAACTGCCAACGGCATGCCTCACCCGGGACACTGCCTGACCCGTGCGATCAAAGACGTCTTTCCTCGCTATCGCACCATGCGTGGTTACTACTGCGAGCGCAAAGCTGGCTGGGACACGCACGGCCTACCGGTGGAAGTGGAAGTCTGCAAAGAACTCGGCATCCACTCGAAGGAAGAGATCGAGAGCTACGGCATCGAACCGTTCATCCACAAATGTCAGGCCAGCGTTTGGCGCTACATGCAAGAGTGGCGACGGATGACCGAACGACTCGGCTTCTGGGTCGACCTGGACGAAGCCTATGTCACCTATCACAAAAGCTATATCGAAAGCGTGTGGTGGTCGCTGAAGAATCTGTACGATCGCGGACTGCTTTACCAAGGCCATAAGATCGTCTGGTGGTGGGCCCAAGGTGGTACTGCACTCAGTAGCGGTGAAGTCGGCCAAGGCTATCGCGAAGTCGCCGACCCCAGCGTGTTCGTTCGCTTTCCCTTACTAAGCGAAGACAACACATCCCTTTTAGTCTGGACAACGACTCCTTGGACGCTGCCAAGCAATCAGTTTGCTGCCGTCCATCCCGAGCTTGACTACGCCACGGTTGAGGACGAAGAGTCTGGTGAAAAACTAATCGTCGCCGAGGCACTTGTCGAAACGATTGCCGCCAAGGCCAAGCGTACGTGGAAGGTCGTGGGCACCACCAAGGGCAGCGAACTGTTGGGCAAACGCTATCGTCCGCCGTTCGACTACTACTACAAAGACCTCGGCGATACCCAAGGCAAATTGAAGTCAGGCGAAAAGCAGCACGTCGCCTGGCGGGTTGTAGCCGCCGACTTCGTTACGACAGACAGCGGTACTGGTGTCGTCCATCAAGCTCCGGCATTTGGTGAAGTCGACTACGATGTATTAGCGGTTGAACAGGAACGATTTGAAGACCGTGAAGGTCCAACGTTGATCTGTGCCGTCGGCCCGGATGGGAAGTTCACCGAGGAAGCTCCCGACTACAAGGGACGCTGGGTGAAAGAAGCCGATAAGGACATCGCGCGGGAACTCAAAGAGCGCGGCCTGCTCTTCCTGCTCGATCAGTACTTGCACGATTACCCCTTCTGCTGGCGAGCCGAAGAAGATCCGCTGATCCAGTATCCGCG
This DNA window, taken from Bremerella alba, encodes the following:
- a CDS encoding MOSC domain-containing protein, coding for MKLPPGQVVAVCLSTGGIPRLPVESAQLTVAGFENDGHRYDEHYAKNRAVTLFNQEILDQFVPGAEAFPPGSVGENITVARIDLTALEVGTRLLVGETEIQLEKRWKPCHAKNSSSGYSRVNELEHFGFFASVVRPGTVHPNDRIEVPNASDQ